The proteins below come from a single Triticum aestivum cultivar Chinese Spring chromosome 5D, IWGSC CS RefSeq v2.1, whole genome shotgun sequence genomic window:
- the LOC123126157 gene encoding probable RNA-binding protein EIF1AD, with protein MKAGRKNLRRASQEGTAVTLAENESIMQVVTLRGSNLIEVTDGEGVKSLALIPAKFQKCFWIKNGNFVVVDASGRDEALESGSKIACVVSRVLFHDQVRALQKSGEWPAIFKSTPNGWATGPEGTKSQAEEEQNSEEEEEEEEDDDDNDMPPLDANTNRNRPFELLSDTHSDSDSWAGRHRHSHGRCHPMATVCLYTGCI; from the exons ATGAAGGCCGGGAGGAAGAACCTGCGGCGCGCGTCGCAGGAGGGCACCGCCGTCACGCTCGCGGAGAACGAGAGCATCATGCAGGTCGTCACGCTGCGTGGCTCCAACCTCATCGAG GTCACAGACGGCGAGGGCGTCAAGTCTCTCGCCCTGATCCCCGCCAAGTTCCAAAAGTGTTTCTGGATCAAGAACG GGAATTTCGTGGTTGTTGATGCTAGTGGGAGGGACGAGGCTCTAGAATCTGGAAGCAAGATAGCCTGCGTCGTGTCGCGAGTCCTCTTTCATGACCAAGTTCGTGCGCTCCAGAAATCTGGCGAATG GCCGGCTATCTTCAAGTCAACTCCCAATGGGTGGGCGACAGGGCCAGAAGGAACGAAATCACAGGCTGAGGAAGAGCAGAactccgaagaagaagaagaagaagaagaagatgatgatgataatgatatgcCTCCACTAGACGCTAACACGAACCGAAATAGGCCATTTGAATTGCTTTCCGATACACACAGTGATTCTGATTCTTGGGCAGGTAGACATAGGCATAGCCATGGACGATGTCATCCTATGGCTACCGTCTGCTTGTACACCGGATGTATTTAA